The following coding sequences are from one Microbacterium sp. SORGH_AS_0969 window:
- a CDS encoding helix-turn-helix domain-containing protein: protein MSPVAVSSVTEWTRACSGAFVPLRVHTAASAFRASLSQVRLGPAVTVTRVVSEASTVFRDVDLIRRQPRDDVLISLHRRGRGSIRQHERTAVLGSGSAVMYDAASPYVLAFPGTMSEVVLQLPRRTLTSTGHTFAGLTAVELPDSAQLRSLTMLAASVDRPGGDEAEAIGEALVGLLRAVVRGRDDGSPAADPRLLAEGIRLWIDENAADPDLTPERVAAHFHIAVRTLQKLFAADGESPAAFIRNCRLRHSRRLLVGGASVNEAARRSGFLDIDSFTRAFKREFAQTPSSVRSTAP from the coding sequence ATGTCGCCTGTGGCCGTCTCCTCCGTCACGGAGTGGACGCGCGCGTGCAGTGGAGCGTTCGTTCCCTTGCGGGTGCACACGGCGGCATCCGCGTTCCGCGCCAGCCTCTCGCAGGTCCGGCTCGGACCCGCGGTGACGGTCACGCGAGTGGTGAGCGAGGCATCGACCGTGTTTCGCGACGTCGATCTCATTCGACGCCAACCGCGTGACGACGTCCTCATCTCTCTGCACCGCCGCGGGCGCGGATCGATCCGCCAGCATGAGCGCACGGCCGTCCTCGGGAGCGGTTCGGCGGTGATGTACGACGCCGCCTCCCCCTACGTGCTGGCGTTCCCGGGAACGATGAGCGAGGTCGTGCTGCAGCTCCCCCGCCGCACACTCACGAGCACCGGACACACGTTCGCCGGGCTCACGGCGGTGGAGCTGCCGGACTCGGCGCAACTTCGCTCGCTGACGATGCTTGCGGCGTCCGTCGATCGGCCCGGGGGCGACGAAGCGGAGGCCATCGGCGAGGCACTCGTCGGCCTCCTCCGCGCGGTCGTCCGCGGCCGCGATGACGGTTCGCCGGCCGCGGACCCCCGGCTTCTCGCTGAGGGGATCCGACTCTGGATCGACGAGAACGCCGCCGACCCCGATCTCACCCCCGAACGGGTCGCCGCCCACTTCCACATCGCCGTGCGCACCCTGCAGAAGCTGTTCGCCGCGGACGGTGAATCACCGGCGGCGTTCATCCGCAACTGCCGGCTGCGCCACAGCCGGCGGCTGCTGGTCGGCGGCGCGAGCGTGAACGAGGCTGCGCGCCGCAGCGGCTTCCTCGACATCGACAGCTTCACCCGCGCGTTCAAGCGCGAGTTCGCGCAGACGCCGTCGTCGGTGCGCAGCACTGCCCCGTGA